A genomic region of Rickettsiales bacterium contains the following coding sequences:
- a CDS encoding branched-chain amino acid aminotransferase, with protein MQIVPFDDRDGFIWYNGKMMEWRDAKVHVLNHGLHYASCVFEGERVYNGKVFKLTEHTERLANSAKILGFDLPYSVAQLDAVTKEVVAKNGIENGYVRPVAWRGSEMMAVSAQHNKIHVAVAAWSWPSYFSNEAKERGLRLQISKWARPAPNTAPTASKAAGLYMICTLSKHAAEKEGYEDALMLDYRGLIAEATGANVFLVFNGELHTPVPDCFLDGITRRTIIDLAKARGIKVVERQIKPEELANASEVFLCGTAAEVSPVGVVGDYKFTVGPIAKQLMQDYSDLVRKP; from the coding sequence ATGCAAATAGTGCCTTTTGACGATCGCGACGGATTTATCTGGTATAACGGCAAAATGATGGAATGGCGTGACGCCAAAGTGCATGTGTTGAATCACGGATTGCATTATGCCAGCTGCGTATTTGAAGGCGAGCGCGTTTATAACGGTAAAGTATTCAAGCTGACCGAGCATACGGAGCGTCTGGCAAACTCTGCGAAGATCCTGGGGTTTGATCTGCCTTATTCCGTTGCGCAGCTCGATGCTGTCACGAAAGAAGTCGTTGCCAAGAACGGTATTGAAAACGGTTATGTGCGTCCGGTTGCATGGCGCGGCAGCGAAATGATGGCGGTTTCCGCCCAGCACAATAAAATCCATGTGGCGGTGGCGGCGTGGAGCTGGCCCAGCTATTTCTCCAATGAAGCCAAGGAACGCGGCCTGCGCCTGCAAATCTCCAAATGGGCGCGCCCGGCCCCGAATACGGCTCCCACGGCGAGCAAAGCGGCAGGGCTTTACATGATCTGTACGCTTAGCAAGCATGCGGCGGAAAAAGAGGGCTATGAAGATGCGCTGATGCTGGATTATCGCGGCCTTATCGCCGAAGCGACGGGCGCGAATGTGTTTCTGGTATTCAACGGTGAACTGCATACGCCGGTGCCGGATTGTTTCCTGGACGGAATTACACGCCGCACCATTATCGACCTGGCCAAGGCGCGCGGCATTAAAGTCGTTGAGCGTCAGATTAAGCCGGAAGAGCTTGCAAATGCTTCCGAAGTCTTTTTATGCGGCACTGCAGCAGAGGTCTCCCCGGTGGGTGTTGTCGGCGACTATAAATTCACGGTTGGGCCGATTGCCAAGCAGCTGATGCAGGATTACAGCGATCTGGTGCGCAAGCCATGA
- a CDS encoding ATP-binding cassette domain-containing protein: MLKIDNLSIGYGNKPILMIPSLDLPERGECLVTGSSGGGKTTLLYAIAGLVPVLSGSIIIDRIDITRLKEAEMDRFRGVNLGVIFQTLQLMPSLTVMENLMLACYAVNMPPNMQYITHVLNKLGIYERRDYLPSQISRGQAQRVAIARAVMHMPRLLLADEPTASLDDANCETVLEIIRELAEETGAALMIATHDSRVKPHFRNVIHFEKAP, translated from the coding sequence GTGCTGAAGATTGATAATTTATCGATCGGTTATGGGAATAAACCCATACTGATGATACCGAGCCTGGACCTGCCGGAGCGTGGCGAGTGCCTTGTAACCGGTTCTTCCGGCGGCGGGAAGACGACACTGCTCTATGCTATTGCGGGGCTGGTGCCCGTGCTGAGCGGCAGCATTATTATCGATCGTATCGACATCACGCGGCTCAAGGAAGCGGAGATGGATCGTTTCCGCGGGGTCAATCTTGGAGTCATTTTTCAGACGTTGCAGCTTATGCCGTCGCTCACGGTGATGGAAAACCTGATGCTGGCCTGCTATGCGGTGAACATGCCGCCCAATATGCAGTATATTACGCATGTACTGAATAAGCTTGGTATTTATGAGCGCAGGGATTACCTGCCGTCCCAGATCAGCCGCGGGCAGGCGCAGCGCGTTGCGATCGCAAGAGCCGTGATGCATATGCCGAGACTGCTGCTGGCGGACGAACCGACGGCAAGCCTGGACGATGCGAACTGCGAAACGGTTCTGGAAATCATCCGTGAACTGGCGGAGGAAACAGGCGCCGCGCTCATGATTGCAACGCATGATAGCCGTGTGAAGCCGCATTTTCGCAACGTTATTCATTTTGAGAAGGCCCCATGA
- the ptsP gene encoding phosphoenolpyruvate--protein phosphotransferase, translated as MPRTVKKETESSPLVLLRQIRDVMASPASAQDRLDAIVRVIASEMACDVCSVYLLRAGDVLELFANVGLNPSSVHLTRLQVGEGLVGDIAATAIPVNLADAQHHPKFVYRPETGEEMYNAFVGVPILQSGKVVGVLVVQDKQEKNFSDDQIEVLQTVAMVLAELNQSGKLVSKSELREGSSTTLFSQHFVGLKFAPGLARGVAVLHRKRIEVKIALSEDPAREYQRLQAALDSLQDSIDKLIYQAGLEEGGEHRDIMEAYRMFAHDKGWISRIAEAINGGLTAESAVVKAQEEMTERMNLVSSEYIRDRIHDLEDVSNRLLQHLSGENRIQGPQHLPARFILVARTLGPAELLEYGRKRLKGIILEDGAATSHIVIIARAMEIPVVGKVAGAYGLIQSGDPVIVDGDNGEVYLRPNDSIERTVSEHIRSNEMRTQAYAAQQNLLPISQDGVKVSLNINAGLFVDVKHLQADDVDGIGLYRTELPYLISPSMPDVKSQARVYSKILRQAGDKKVIFRTFDIGGDKQLPYFPIDGEENPALGWRATRIGLDRPAILRRQFRALIHAAADRQLNVMLPFITQVNEIDEARKLIDLELARAQSDGITLPRKIRVGTMIEVPAILWQLPALMKRVDFISIGSNDLLQFIFACDRGSQRVSDRYDTLAPEVLLIVRNILEECNKAGVEAGFCGEMASKPLEAMALIGVGLRAFSMPPSAVGPVKTMVRSLDVAELTKYIDMLCASSEPSIRRMLEEYARDHQITI; from the coding sequence ATGCCACGAACTGTGAAAAAAGAGACTGAATCGTCCCCGCTTGTTTTGCTTCGCCAGATTCGCGACGTTATGGCATCCCCGGCTTCGGCCCAGGACAGGCTGGACGCAATCGTACGTGTGATTGCAAGCGAGATGGCTTGCGACGTGTGTTCTGTATATTTGCTACGGGCAGGGGATGTGCTCGAACTGTTTGCCAATGTCGGCCTCAATCCGTCTTCGGTGCATCTGACGCGCCTGCAGGTGGGGGAAGGTCTGGTCGGCGATATCGCAGCCACTGCCATCCCGGTTAATCTGGCCGATGCCCAGCACCATCCCAAATTCGTCTACCGCCCGGAAACGGGGGAAGAAATGTATAACGCCTTTGTCGGCGTGCCGATTCTGCAGAGCGGAAAAGTCGTAGGCGTACTCGTAGTGCAGGACAAGCAGGAAAAGAATTTTTCCGACGACCAGATCGAGGTGCTGCAGACCGTGGCCATGGTGCTTGCGGAGTTGAACCAGTCCGGGAAACTCGTAAGCAAATCGGAGCTGCGCGAAGGCAGCAGCACCACCTTGTTCTCCCAACATTTCGTGGGACTCAAATTTGCTCCCGGTCTTGCACGCGGCGTTGCCGTGCTGCACCGCAAGCGCATTGAGGTAAAGATTGCGCTTTCGGAAGACCCGGCGCGAGAATACCAGCGTTTGCAGGCGGCGCTGGATTCATTGCAGGATTCTATCGATAAGCTTATTTACCAAGCGGGGCTGGAAGAAGGCGGTGAGCATCGCGATATTATGGAAGCTTATCGCATGTTCGCTCATGACAAAGGGTGGATCAGCAGGATTGCCGAAGCCATCAATGGGGGATTGACAGCGGAATCTGCGGTCGTCAAGGCGCAGGAAGAAATGACCGAGCGCATGAATCTTGTCTCGAGCGAATATATCCGCGACCGTATTCATGATCTTGAGGATGTTTCCAACCGTCTGCTACAGCATCTCTCCGGTGAGAACCGTATACAAGGGCCCCAGCATCTGCCCGCCCGGTTCATACTGGTGGCGCGCACCCTCGGTCCGGCAGAGTTGCTGGAATATGGGCGCAAACGGCTCAAAGGTATTATTCTGGAAGATGGGGCTGCGACATCGCATATCGTGATTATTGCGCGTGCGATGGAAATTCCTGTCGTCGGTAAAGTCGCGGGGGCTTACGGGCTTATTCAGTCGGGCGATCCCGTCATCGTGGATGGGGATAATGGCGAAGTCTATCTGCGCCCGAACGATAGTATCGAGCGTACCGTTTCCGAGCATATACGCTCCAATGAAATGCGTACGCAGGCTTATGCGGCACAGCAGAACCTGCTGCCAATATCGCAGGATGGAGTGAAGGTTTCGCTTAATATCAATGCCGGACTGTTTGTGGATGTTAAACATCTGCAGGCGGATGATGTAGACGGTATCGGTCTTTACCGGACCGAGCTTCCTTACCTGATTTCCCCGTCCATGCCGGATGTGAAATCGCAGGCGCGTGTCTATTCCAAGATTCTGCGCCAGGCGGGCGATAAGAAAGTGATATTCCGCACATTCGACATTGGTGGCGATAAGCAGCTGCCTTATTTCCCCATTGACGGTGAAGAGAATCCGGCTCTGGGCTGGCGTGCTACGCGTATCGGCCTGGATCGTCCTGCCATTCTGCGCCGCCAGTTCCGCGCACTGATCCATGCGGCGGCGGACCGTCAGCTTAACGTGATGCTGCCGTTTATCACGCAGGTTAATGAGATCGACGAAGCGCGCAAGCTGATCGACCTGGAATTGGCGCGCGCGCAATCCGATGGCATAACGTTGCCCAGGAAGATTCGCGTGGGAACCATGATTGAAGTGCCTGCGATCTTATGGCAGCTGCCGGCGCTCATGAAGCGTGTTGATTTCATCTCTATCGGCAGTAACGACCTGCTGCAGTTTATTTTTGCCTGTGACCGCGGAAGCCAGCGTGTATCCGACCGCTACGATACGCTTGCGCCGGAAGTGCTGCTGATTGTCCGTAATATTCTGGAAGAATGCAACAAGGCGGGTGTCGAAGCAGGATTCTGCGGGGAAATGGCCAGCAAGCCACTGGAAGCGATGGCCCTGATCGGTGTAGGATTGCGAGCTTTTTCCATGCCTCCTTCCGCTGTCGGTCCGGTCAAAACCATGGTACGTAGTCTTGATGTTGCAGAACTGACAAAGTATATAGACATGCTGTGCGCTTCCTCTGAGCCGAGCATTCGCAGAATGCTGGAAGAGTATGCACGCGACCATCAGATCACTATCTGA
- the pgeF gene encoding peptidoglycan editing factor PgeF has product MFLTASNLSAAPELAHGFFTRNAGASEGVYASLNCGLGSADNAGHVIENRRRVAAALGTQEKHLCSLMQIHSADVVTVAESWENSGRPQGDAMVTNRPGVALGILTADCVPVLFADAERGVIGAAHSGWKGAFSGVLQNTIEAMIALGAKREAIACAIGPAIAQPSYEVGDEFRDRFLQRDAGYKVYFIPSRQEKHWLFDLKTFVRDTLKQTGIGNINMLENDTYIEEDAFFSFRRATHRGETDYGRQISAIMLKP; this is encoded by the coding sequence ATGTTTCTTACCGCGTCCAATTTGTCCGCTGCGCCAGAGCTGGCGCATGGTTTCTTTACTCGCAACGCAGGTGCGAGCGAAGGTGTTTATGCATCGCTTAATTGCGGTCTCGGATCAGCGGATAATGCCGGGCATGTGATTGAAAACAGGCGCAGGGTTGCAGCCGCGCTTGGGACGCAGGAAAAACATCTGTGCAGCCTCATGCAGATACATAGCGCAGATGTTGTGACCGTTGCGGAAAGCTGGGAGAACAGCGGTAGGCCGCAAGGAGATGCCATGGTGACGAACCGACCGGGCGTGGCGCTGGGCATCCTGACGGCGGATTGCGTGCCTGTGCTGTTTGCGGATGCAGAACGCGGTGTGATAGGGGCTGCGCATTCCGGCTGGAAAGGCGCATTCTCCGGAGTATTGCAGAATACGATTGAAGCCATGATCGCGCTTGGGGCGAAGCGTGAAGCCATTGCCTGTGCCATCGGGCCGGCGATCGCCCAACCCTCCTATGAGGTAGGGGATGAGTTTCGGGATCGTTTTCTGCAGAGGGACGCAGGCTATAAGGTGTATTTTATACCCTCCCGGCAGGAAAAACACTGGCTGTTCGATCTGAAAACATTTGTTCGCGACACGCTGAAACAAACCGGGATCGGCAATATAAATATGCTTGAAAACGATACGTATATCGAAGAAGATGCGTTCTTCAGTTTCCGCCGTGCAACGCATCGCGGCGAAACGGATTACGGAAGACAAATTTCAGCTATTATGCTGAAACCTTAA
- a CDS encoding 4a-hydroxytetrahydrobiopterin dehydratase, giving the protein MMELQNKTCIACRGDLPSLPVAQARALLQQVPGWALDANGKWLLRSYTFTNFKQALAFVQKVGEVAEQEGHHPDIAFGWGYVNLRLQTHAINGLHENDFILAAKINALN; this is encoded by the coding sequence ATGATGGAACTGCAAAACAAAACATGCATTGCGTGTCGTGGCGATCTGCCTTCGCTTCCTGTCGCACAAGCGCGTGCATTGCTGCAGCAAGTGCCGGGATGGGCGCTGGATGCGAACGGTAAATGGCTACTGCGTTCTTATACATTCACGAACTTTAAGCAGGCGCTTGCCTTCGTGCAGAAAGTGGGAGAGGTGGCGGAGCAGGAGGGGCATCATCCGGATATTGCGTTTGGATGGGGGTATGTGAATCTCCGGTTGCAGACCCATGCGATAAACGGGCTGCACGAGAATGATTTTATTCTTGCGGCAAAGATCAACGCGTTAAATTAG
- a CDS encoding 2OG-Fe(II) oxygenase — MINLEALRNIKAETEPFPHFVGRGLIDSQDMKAISADFPNITKPGVFYISDLEYGPAFKKLIDAIQSREVAEIVGEKFGMKLADKPLMISVRGQCQLKDGRIHNDSKDKIATCLLYLNESWDASGGRLRLLRDSENLDNMITEVPPEAGSIIGFKRTENSWHGHNKFEGQRRSIMFNWLSSDFALAKNVGRHKLSAAFKRLGFASKSEY, encoded by the coding sequence ATGATTAACCTGGAAGCGCTTCGGAATATCAAAGCTGAAACCGAGCCGTTTCCGCACTTTGTCGGGCGCGGGCTGATCGATTCGCAGGATATGAAGGCCATTAGCGCCGATTTCCCGAATATCACCAAACCGGGCGTGTTCTATATCTCCGATCTGGAATACGGTCCGGCTTTTAAAAAGCTGATCGATGCGATTCAGAGCCGTGAGGTCGCCGAGATCGTGGGGGAAAAATTCGGCATGAAACTGGCGGATAAGCCGCTGATGATTTCCGTACGCGGACAGTGCCAGCTCAAGGACGGGCGCATCCATAACGACTCTAAGGATAAAATCGCCACATGCCTGCTTTATCTGAATGAAAGCTGGGATGCTTCGGGCGGCAGGCTGCGTCTGCTCAGGGATAGTGAAAATCTGGATAATATGATTACGGAAGTGCCGCCTGAAGCGGGCAGCATTATCGGTTTTAAGCGTACGGAAAATTCCTGGCACGGCCATAATAAATTTGAAGGGCAGCGCCGTTCCATTATGTTCAACTGGCTGAGCTCGGATTTTGCGTTGGCCAAGAATGTCGGGCGCCACAAACTTTCAGCCGCTTTCAAGCGGCTCGGATTCGCCAGTAAATCGGAATATTGA
- a CDS encoding ABC transporter permease — protein sequence MNIVRLSLASLRYNRVGNIFNILVLAFGVAIIVTVAHISDQVQRRFDRDLAGFDLVIGAKGSPVQLILSTIFHLDMPVGNIDLEEAKKIEKNSLVASSIPIALGDNYQGFRVVGTTPDYPQHYGAKLASGAYWNQNMQAVIGSDVARAMHLKVGQTLKAERGIIDGDGQAEFPYEVTGILAPTDSVIDRLVLTSVPGTWHPQPHSVRHHHSGHKDTDEEEVVHEDKQITALLLTYKSPLAAAVLPQLVNHSNTMQAASPAFEMLHLSRMLGVGGEAIRIFGAALVIIAAIGFFMALFNAVSDRQYDIALLRVLGATRSKVFAYVMMEGMALGIAGTLSGLVLGHILTFCIRHWIEATQHITLAGSWFNGYELMGALAAVASSVLASAIPAFMAYRVNVAEAISRGA from the coding sequence ATGAACATCGTCAGGCTAAGCCTTGCCAGTTTACGCTATAACCGGGTGGGCAACATTTTCAATATTCTGGTGCTCGCATTCGGCGTTGCCATCATCGTTACGGTTGCCCATATCAGCGATCAGGTGCAGCGGCGCTTTGACCGTGATCTTGCCGGGTTCGATCTCGTTATCGGCGCGAAGGGCAGTCCTGTGCAGCTGATTCTTTCCACGATTTTCCACCTTGATATGCCGGTAGGAAATATCGATCTGGAAGAGGCAAAGAAGATAGAAAAGAATTCACTGGTGGCTTCGTCGATTCCGATTGCGTTAGGGGATAATTATCAGGGATTTCGGGTTGTGGGCACGACACCAGATTATCCGCAGCATTATGGAGCGAAACTCGCTTCTGGCGCATACTGGAATCAGAATATGCAAGCCGTGATCGGCAGCGATGTGGCGCGGGCGATGCATCTCAAGGTCGGGCAGACGTTGAAAGCCGAGCGTGGTATCATCGACGGTGACGGACAGGCAGAATTTCCGTATGAGGTGACCGGCATCCTCGCGCCTACGGATTCCGTGATTGACCGGCTTGTGCTTACCAGCGTGCCGGGCACATGGCATCCCCAGCCGCATTCGGTCCGCCATCACCATTCCGGCCATAAGGATACGGATGAAGAGGAGGTGGTGCATGAGGATAAACAGATTACGGCATTGCTGCTGACGTATAAATCTCCGTTGGCAGCGGCGGTGTTACCCCAGCTTGTCAACCACAGCAATACGATGCAGGCTGCAAGCCCCGCTTTTGAGATGCTGCATCTGAGCAGGATGCTCGGTGTCGGTGGGGAAGCGATCCGTATATTCGGCGCGGCACTGGTGATTATTGCCGCTATCGGCTTTTTCATGGCATTGTTCAATGCGGTGAGCGACCGGCAATATGACATTGCCTTGTTACGTGTGCTTGGGGCAACGCGCAGCAAAGTGTTCGCGTATGTCATGATGGAGGGAATGGCGCTTGGTATCGCAGGGACGCTGAGCGGCCTCGTGCTCGGGCATATACTGACATTCTGCATCCGGCACTGGATCGAGGCGACTCAGCATATCACCCTGGCAGGGAGCTGGTTCAACGGTTACGAGTTGATGGGAGCACTGGCTGCTGTGGCCAGCAGCGTGCTGGCTTCGGCTATTCCTGCCTTTATGGCGTACCGTGTCAATGTGGCGGAAGCGATTTCCCGGGGAGCTTAA
- a CDS encoding helix-turn-helix transcriptional regulator, which translates to MQADDYVDIGRYLRDVRESLKVTVEQAARDLHIRPKYLHDLEKGDLSGLPGKAYIRGYVKNYAEYLRLNADEVVAAYEKLFGGHHSQKFFVPTAHTHQQLPSRNIVWFGILGIAAVYGYWYFGIYEKAAVPDKTVETKLDNEVPALPDAWASCLDSEQSGCFIELNAAIQLPDMKPPEVFNLTVPADAAPVPPAEPSDNDE; encoded by the coding sequence ATGCAAGCCGATGATTATGTTGATATAGGGCGTTATCTGCGGGATGTCCGCGAGAGCCTGAAAGTGACCGTCGAACAGGCTGCCCGTGACCTGCATATACGGCCGAAATATCTTCATGATCTGGAAAAAGGCGATTTAAGCGGACTGCCCGGCAAAGCTTATATACGAGGCTATGTCAAAAATTATGCCGAATATCTGCGGCTGAATGCGGATGAAGTGGTGGCAGCTTATGAAAAGCTGTTCGGCGGACATCACTCCCAGAAATTTTTTGTTCCCACTGCGCATACCCATCAACAGCTTCCTTCACGCAATATCGTCTGGTTCGGGATACTGGGCATAGCGGCTGTTTACGGTTACTGGTATTTCGGAATTTATGAAAAAGCCGCTGTTCCTGACAAGACGGTCGAAACAAAATTGGATAATGAAGTCCCGGCTTTACCGGATGCGTGGGCATCATGCCTGGATAGTGAACAATCCGGATGCTTTATTGAGTTGAATGCCGCTATACAGTTGCCTGATATGAAGCCGCCGGAGGTATTCAACCTTACTGTTCCGGCAGACGCTGCTCCGGTGCCTCCTGCTGAACCATCTGATAATGATGAATAA